In Cercospora beticola chromosome 3, complete sequence, the following proteins share a genomic window:
- a CDS encoding uncharacterized protein (BUSCO:EOG09261EY9) encodes MVTPPTTDRDQQAQELAVGISTFVRPDVPGFSCILKQRYTDFLVNEVLPDGKVLHLVANEPDPDRKRKRQDDSGTSQKKVKTEEPQGGAANAADASAATAKVGGSQSASASTTAEDQASSAQAKKEQAVASISDADKAVLIDVFGEDATAAIINLYGSIIAFPDRKPREHATVNSPPIEEKSKRTEAHLCVRRIFDSKLETITVQDRDHQSGPGTVIAIKAAPPRSNTNGNAKRDGEAQRGKQNWAELGGEYLHFTLYKENKDTMEVLYFIASQLKVNMKHFGFAGTKDRRGVTVQRVSVHRVLRGRLESVNKQARGWRVGGPWEYKSEGLTLGMSNGNQFLLTLRDAHIEGENEAEGIEARLQKVKACAEAAAKSLGETGFLNYYGLQRFGTHSTGTHAVGMKILQGDLKGAVDSILAYDEALLRENQPASDAESNGANGHGQERKVPQDDINRATAIHAFRKSGGSSEALSILQGNRFSAEKGMITHLGKKDRKTGRRPNENDFQGALMTIQRNLRLMYVHAYQSFVWNTVAGKRWELYGSTVVEGDLVVVGEKDTAEGVTNGGALTKEEVDEHGEPIIHPSASADPGNPGATGELDDPFVRARPLSKEEAESGRYDIFDIVLPLPGHDVIYPKNVLGKVYEDFMASEEGGKLNPHDMRRTTKDFSLSGGYRKMMARPLGAGVEVDVKTYSSPEEQLIETDLDKLRNSGSENEADRQNGKQSVAGDKDKVAVILKLQLGSSQYATMALRELTKGAAMGFTPNYSVANR; translated from the coding sequence ATGGTCACTCCGCCGACCACAGATCGCGACCAGCAGGCGCAGGAGCTCGCTGTCGGGATATCAACATTCGTCCGCCCAGATGTGCCAGGCTTTTCATGCATATTGAAGCAGCGCTACACAGATTTCTTGGTCAACGAGGTTCTCCCCGACGGCAAAGTCCTGCACCTTGTCGCAAATGAGCCCGACCCAGATCGAAAGCGAAAGCGCCAAGACGACAGCGGCACCTCGCAGAAGAAGGTGAAAACCGAGGAGCCCCAGGGAGGAGCTGCAAATGCTGCGGACGCTTCTGCCGCCACGGCCAAAGTGGGAGGCTCTCAAAGTGCATCCGCGTCAACGACGGCCGAGGACCAGGCCTCCAGCGCGCAGGCGAAAAAGGAACAAGCCGTTGCTAGCATCTCTGACGCAGACAAAGCTGTGCTGATAGATGTTTTTGGTGAGGATGCTACAGCCGCTATTATCAACCTGTACGGCTCGATCATTGCTTTCCCAGATCGCAAGCCCCGCGAACATGCCACAGTGAATTCTCCGCCCATCGAGGAGAAGTCCAAGCGTACTGAAGCTCACTTGTGCGTACGTCGAATCTTCGACTCCAAACTCGAAACTATCACTGTCCAGGATCGGGACCACCAGTCGGGACCTGGCACCGTCATCGCGATCAAAGCGGCACCGCCGAGATCGAACACGAATGGCAACGCAAAACGCGATGGCGAAGCGCAGCGTGGTAAACAGAACTGGGCAGAGCTTGGGGGTGAGTATCTTCACTTTACTCTCTACAAAGAGAACAAAGACACCATGGAGGTTCTCTACTTTATCGCATCCCAGCTCAAAGTCAACATGAAGCATTTTGGCTTCGCGGGCACGAAAGACCGCAGAGGAGTTACCGTGCAGCGCGTATCAGTGCATCGCGTACTCCGCGGCCGTCTGGAATCCGTCAACAAACAGGCTAGAGGATGGAGAGTCGGCGGCCCGTGGGAGTACAAGAGCGAGGGTCTGACTTTGGGCATGTCCAATGGCAATCAGTTCTTGCTCACACTTCGTGATGCTCACATCGAGGGCGAGAACGAGGCTGAGGGAATTGAAGCAAGACTTCAAAAAGTCAAAGCATGCGCCGAGGCAGCTGCGAAGAGTCTTGGTGAGACCGGCTTCTTGAACTACTATGGCCTGCAGCGATTCGGCACACACAGCACTGGAACTCACGCAGTTGGCATGAAAATCTTACAAGGAGATCTCAAGGGCGCCGTGGATTCCATTCTGGCGTATGACGAAGCACTATTACGTGAAAATCAACCTGCGTCCGACGCGGAGTCAAATGGCGCCAATGGCCATGGACAAGAGCGGAAGGTCCCCCAGGACGACATTAATCGCGCCACAGCCATTCATGCTTTCCGCAAGAGCGGCGGTTCCTCGGAGGCACTATCTATTCTGCAAGGCAACCGCTTCTCAGCGGAAAAAGGAATGATCACACATCTTGGAAAGAAGGATCGCAAGACGGGGCGGCGACCGAACGAGAACGATTTTCAAGGAGCTTTGATGACCATTCAGAGGAATCTGAGATTGATGTATGTTCATGCGTACCAAAGCTTCGTATGGAACACCGTCGCTGGAAAGCGCTGGGAGCTTTACGGATCGACCGTCGTTGAGGGTGATCTGGTTGTCGTTGGAGAAAAGGACACCGCCGAAGGAGTCACCAATGGCGGAGCACTCACGAAGGAGGAAGTCGATGAGCACGGCGAGCCGATCATACACCCTTCTGCTTCCGCGGATCCTGGGAACCCAGGTGCCACAGGCGAGCTCGATGACCCCTTTGTCCGGGCACGACCACTCAGCAAGGAAGAGGCCGAAAGTGGTCGCTacgacatcttcgacatcgtgTTGCCGCTACCTGGTCACGATGTCATCTATCCCAAGAACGTGCTCGGAAAAGTCTACGAGGATTTCATGGCCTCCGAAGAAGGCGGAAAATTGAACCCTCACGACATGCGCCGCACCACAAAGGACTTTTCGTTATCCGGAGGCTATCGCAAGATGATGGCACGCCCTCTCGGAGCTGGAGTGGAAGTTGACGTCAAGACGTATAGCAGTCCTGAAGAGCAACTCATTGAGACGGATCTAGATAAACTGAGGAACTCGGGCTCGGAAAACGAAGCTGATAGACAGAACGGAAAACAGAGTGTTGCTGGAGACAAGGACAAGGTCGCTGTGATCCTCAAGCTACAGCTTGGAAGTAGCCAATACGCCACGATGGCACTGCGTGAACTTACAAAAGGCGCAGCGATGGGCTTCACGCCAAACTATTCTGTAGCCAACCGCTGA